Sequence from the Microbacterium sp. 1.5R genome:
CTCGTCCTGAGGACGCTGCAGGATGTCGAGGCTCGGCGCGTCTTCGACGATCCGACCCTCATGCATGACCATCACCCGATCGGTCGCCTCGAGCACGATGCCCAGGTCGTGGCTGATGAGGATCGCGGTGAAGTGCTCGGTGCGCTGGAGATCCTTGATGGTGTCCATGACGGCGTGCTGCACGAGCACGTCGAGCGCCGTGGTCGGCTCATCGAACACCATCAGCTGCGGCTCGAGCGACAGTGCCAGCGCGATCGAGGTGCGCTGCCGCATGCCGCCCGAGAGCTCGCTCGGGTATCTGGCCAGCACTGCGGGGTCGAGACCGACCTTGCCGATCAGCTCGCGCGCCCTCGCATCCCGATCGTCGCGGGCCACGTGTCCGTGCGCGGCGAAGATGTCGCGGAAGTGGTTGCCGATCGTGCGCACCGGGTTCAGCGCGTTCATGCCCGACTGCAGCACCATCGCGAACCCGCCCTGGCGCTGACGGCGCAGCTCCTCGGCGTCGAGCTCGCGGATGTCGCGCCCGTCGAACAGGATGCGCCCGCCGCTGATGCGCGCCGGCGGCTTCTGGAGCCGTGTCAGCGCGAAGCCGAGCGTCGACTTGCCCGAGCCGGACTCGCCGACGAGACCGACGAACTCGCCGCGACGCAGCGTGAACGAGACGTCCTCGACGGCGGTGACCGGCGTGGTGCCGGGCGAGGCGTACTCGACCGACAGGCCCTGGACATCGAGCAGCACGTCATCCGTGGGGATGTTCGCTTCCATGGCGCTCATCGGCCCTTCCCCTCTCGCAGGCGCGGATTGGAGATCCCATCCACGCCGAAGTTGATCAGTGTCAGGCTCAGGGCGAGCAGGGCGATGCAGAGACCAGGGGCGAACAACAGCAGCCACTGCCCGGTGAGCAGCGAGTTGGAGTTCTGCGCCCAGTAGAGCATGGTGCCCCAGCTGACGATGCTCGAGTCGCCGAGCCCGAGGAACTCGAGGCCCGCCTCTGCGAGGATCGCCGCGGTCGCCGCTCCGAAGAGCGTGCCCGCGATGATCGAGGTCATGTTCGGCAGGATCTCGCGGAACACGATGCGCGCCCTGCTGTCACCCGAGAACTGCGCCGAGGTGACGAAGTCGTTGCCTCGCAGCGACTGCGTCTGGCTGCGCAGCACGCGCGCACCCCAGGCCCAGCCGGTGACGACGATCACCGCGATGATCATCAGGATGCCGCCGTTCTGCAGGTACGCGGCGATCACGATCATCAGCGGCAGACCGGGGATCACCAGGAAGAGGTTGACGATGAAGCCGACCACCTCGCCCAGGAATCCGCGCATGTAGCCCCAGCTGAGCCCGATCAGCACTGCGACGATCGTCGAGAGGATGCCGGCGGCCATGCCGACCAGGAGGCTGATCTGCGAGCCGTAGATCAGCTGACTCAGGACGTCTTCGCCGGCGGCGGTGGTGCCGAGCCAGTGCGCGGCCGACGCGTCGGCGTTGCGCTCGAAGGTGTTCTCCTTCGGTCCGTACGGGGCGAGCAGCGGAGCGAACACCGCCACCAGCACGAACAGACCGAGGATGATGAGGCCCAGACGGGCCTTGCCGTTGGACCAAAGGGTGCCCACCATCCGGGCGAACGAGCGCCACGGGCTGGGAGCCGCGATCCGGTCGGAGGGAACCTTGACATTCATGGTGGAGGTCATCGGCGGGTCCTTGGATCCAGCACGCCGTACAGGATGTCGACGAGGAAGTTGGCGACGAGCACGCTGACGGTGATCATCAGGAAGAGCGCCTGCATGAGCGGGTAGTCCTGCCCGATCACGGCGTTGAAGAGGAGGTATCCGATGCCGGGATAGCCGAACACCTGCTCCACGAGGATCGATCCGCCGACCACGCCGCCGAGCGTGAGCCCGAAGCCGGTGAGGTTCGGCAGGATCGCGTTTCGTGCGGCATAGCGGAGGGCGATGGTGCGACCGTGCAGGCCGTTCGCCTCGGCGAACGTCACGTAGTCGTCACCCAGGGTGTTGATCATCGCGTTGCGCATGCCGATGATCCATCCGCCGAGAGAGGTCAACAGGATCGTCACCGCCGGGAGGATCGCATGCTGCACGAGATCGATGAAGAAGTCCCAAGTGAAGCCCGGCGTGGTCGTCGCCGAATACGCGCCGGTGGTCGGGAACCAGTGCAGCACGTACCCGAAGAAGAACAGCAGCAGCAGCGCTGTCCAGAAGTAGGGGAAGGTGCTGAGGAAGGAGCCGGTCAGCGTCGGCAGCGAGTCCAGCCACGTGCCGCGGCGCCAGGCGGCGGCGGTGCCGATCAGGGTGCCGATCACGAACGCGAGGATCGTGACGATGCCGACGAGGCCGATCGTGTACGGCAGCGCGGTCGAGACCATGCTCGACACGGTCTGAGGGTAGAACGTGTACGAGACACCGAAGTCGAGTCGTGCGACCTGACCGAGGTAGGCGACGTACTGATCCCAGATCGAGCCGGTCGGCACACCGAGCTGCGCCTCGATCGCGGCTCGCGTCGCATCGGACACCGGGCCGTTCTGCGAGAGCTTGGCGATGGCGGCGTCGGCAGGCGAGCCGGGCATCAGCCGCGGAAGGAAGAAGTTCAGGGTGATGGCCGCCCACAGCGTGAGGACGAACAGCCCGATCTTCTGGAAGACGTACTTCATCGGTCGTCCTCCTTCACGCGCTCGAGCCGGGTGAAGATGCCCAGCGGTGCCGAGTCGTAGTTCTGCGGGATCATGTACGGGTCATCCTCTGAGGGCCAGCCGGTGAACTTGGAGTCGTTGAACAGGCCCCAGATGCCGCCGTAGTAGAGGCCGATGACCGGCATCTCCTCGTAGACGATGGCCTGCAGCTCCTGCACGATCTCGGTCTGGCGGGCGGGGTCGACCGTCTCGCGATACTCGGCGAGCAGCGCGTCGGCCTCATCCGACCGGTACCGCTCGAAGTTGTTCGCGGTCGTCTCGCCGGACGGCACGTAGAACTCGCTCGAGAGCAGGTTGTTGTATGCCTGGTAGACGTCGCCGTTGCCCATGCCGCCGATCGCCATCTCGAAGTCGCCGTTGCTGATGGCGCTCTGGTATCCGGCCGGCTGCGGGAGCTTGAGCGTCACCTTGACGCCGACGTCGGCAAGCTGGCTCTGCACGGTCTGCGCCGCACGGGTCCAGTCGGAGAATCCGTTGGCCGTCGTGAGCGCGAACTCGAGCTGCTCGCCGTCTGCACTCACCAGCCGGTCGCCGTCGAGGGTGTACCCCGCCTCGGCGAAGGCCGCGAGTGCGGCATCCCTGTCCTGCGTGATCATGCCCTGATCGGGGATGCCGGGGTCGAGGAACTCCTCCTGGTTCGGGAGCACGAGGCCGGTCTGCCCTGCGGGCTCCATGTAGCCCTCGGAGGCGGTCTCGGCGATCTCCTCGCGGTCGAGCGAGAGGGCGATGCCGCGGCGCACGTTCACGTCGTCGAACGGCGCGACCTCGAGGTTCGGCATCAGCGCGATCACGCCTCCCGGCGGGAACCACCAGTCGTTGTTCTCACTGGCCGCACCCCACGTGCCCTCGACGTCGGAGATGAACGAGTACGCCCAGTCGTAGCCGCGGGTGACGGTGTCGAGCTGCGAGTTCGTCGACGGCAGGATGATGTGCTCGATCTCGATCTTGTCGGCCTGCCAGTAGTCGGGGTTCTTGTCCATCGAGTACTGCTGGTCGTTGTAGTTGCCCAGCACGAACGGGCCGGTGCCGACCGGGTTCTCATTGCGGTACGTGCCCGGGTCCTTCACGTCCGACCAGAGGTGCTCCGGCACGATCATGGTCTGGCCGAGGATCGGCAGCGAGGGCGCGTCATCGGTCTGCAGGTGCATGATGACGTCGTCGCCGTCGACCTCGACGGTCTCGAGGTGCTGCCAGGCGCCCTTGATGTCGAGGGAGGGGTTGTCCTTCAGCAGCTGGAACGTGAACGCCACGTCGTCGGGCGTCAGCTTCTCGCCGTCGCTCCACTCGACGTCATCGCGGATCGTCATCACGACCGTCCGGGCATCGGGCTGCGACCATTCGCTCGCGAGCCACGGGTTCTCGGTTCCGTCGAGCGGGTTCACCAGGATCAGGGGCTCATAGATCCACCGCGACGCGGTGCGCGTGTTGGTGAGGTACGGGTTGAAGTTCCGCGTGAAGAACGGGTTCCCCTTGTCCGCGTTGATGAGCATCGTGTCGTCGCCGATCGATGGATCGGGCTGCGAACTGATCTGGATGCTGCAACCGCTGAGCACGACGGCCGCTGCCGCCAGTCCCACGATCGCGGCTCTCCGCCAGCGCCGGAGCATGTGCGTCTTCGCCACACTGCCACCTCATGTCGTCTGTGTCATGAAGGGGGTCCCACGGGTCGGGGCACCCCGCGGCCGAAGCCGCATCAGCAATTGTAAGCGCATACATTTGGCCGCTGCAACCCCCTCGCATGACGCCGAAAGCCCCCACTCCCCGGCGACGACCGGCGTGGGAGCGGTATCAAATCCCGTCTCAGTCGGGGCGCTGGGAGCTCTCGCGGACGAGGATCTGCACGGGCAGGCGCACCGTCATCGGCTCGCCGTCCGGGTTCTCGAGACGTCGCGAGAGCAGCTGCACGGCGGCCCGCCCGAGATCGATCATCGGCTGGCGGACGGTGGTGAGGGCGGGACGCGACAGCGCCGCCGCCTCGATGCCGTCGAAGCCCGTGACCCGGACATCGTGGGGCACGCGGATGCCGGCCGATCGGAACGCGTCGATCGCCCCGAGGGCCATCTGGTCGTTCGCGGCGATGAGTGCGGCGGGGACGCCGTCGGCGATCAGCTGTTCGGCCGCCCGCCGCCCGGATGCGCGGGTGAAGTCGCCGCGCAGCACCGTCACGGCATCCGTCGCGATGCCCGCCTCGGCGACCGCCGCGGCGAAACCCTCCCAGCGCTGGGCGCCGTCGGGCGAGTCCTCGGGGCCGGCGAGAAAAGCGAGCGTCCCCTGATCGGCCTGCGCGAGCACCAGTCTGGTCAGCTCCGACATCGCCTCGGCGTTGCTGACGGTCACGTGGTCGTAACTGTCGCCGCGGGCCGGCCCTGAGAGCACCACCACGGGGATCCGCTGAGCGAGCCGGGCGAGCACGTCGTCGGGCACGCTCTGGGCCAGCACCATCAGCCCGTCGACGCGTCCGGCGATGTCCCGCACGGTCTCGCGCGTCGGATCGTCGCGGCCGACGCCGATCATGAGCACGAAACCCTGCTTCCAGGCTTCGAGCTCCGCTCCCCGCAGCACCTCGTCGAGGAACAGCATGGTCGGATGCGGTGCGCCCGCGTCGGCGGACGCCTGCTCGACCGTGAACGGCGGCGCCTCGCCCTGGTCATCGGCCAGCACGTCGAGGACGGGCGCGTCCTCCGAGGCATCGAAACCGGGGAAGTACAGCCCGAGCACGCCGGTGCGGCGCTCGGCCAGACCGCGCGCGCTGCCGCTGGGCACGTAGCCGAGCGCCGAGACGGAGTCGAGCACGCGCTCCCGCGTGGCGGGGCGCACGGCATCCGGCTGCCGCAGCACGCGGGAGACCGTCGCGATCGACACTCCGGCGCGGTCTGCGACGTCGTAGACGGTCGCCCTCTTGCTCACGCTCGGTCCTCCTCCGCTTGCGTGTGCACCAGGCTACCCGGCGAGCGAGTCACCGCCTGCGTGCTTCGAGTGAGCCGTGAGGGCGGGCGCTGATCTCGCCGGGTTCGCGGCCCCGGGTGTCACTCGTCACGACCTCGAAGCCCGCGTCGGCGAGAAGCCCGGCGAGCGCGTCGGCAGACCAGAAGTACGCCGGAGCGACGGCATGCGCGAACGGCTCGCGCGGCTCGCCGTCGAAGAAGCCGATCAGGATGCTGCCTCCGGGAGCCAGCACGCGGGCGAACTCTTCGAGGATCCCGGGGATGTCAGCCGGCGAGGTGTGGATCAGTGAGTACCAGGCGAGGATGCCTCCGACCGACCCCGCCGCGAACGGCAGGTCGCGGAACGAGCCGACGTCGAAGGAGATGCCCGGATGCCGTTTCCTCGCCGTCGCGATGAACTCCTCCGACAGGTCGATCCCCTGCGCCACGCGTTCGCCGAGACTCAGGAACTGGGTCCAGTGCCCGGGCCCGCAGCCGGCATCCAGCAGCAGGCCGGAGGCCGTGTCACGCCAGGCCTCGATGACCGCAGCATCCCGGGCATCCATCTGCTCGATCGCACCGGCGAGTTCCACGTACTCCGCGGCCCGCTCGTCGTAGGCAGCGGCGACGCCCGCGTCCGAGGTGCCTTCCATCAGCTGCGCGCGGCGAGCGCTGCCTGATACAGGTCGCGCGACGACAGGCCCGTCGCCGCGGCGACCTCGGCGCAGGCTTCCTTGAGACGCACGCCGGATGCCACGAGTCGCTGCACCTGCGCGAGAGCGTCTTCCGCCGACGCCTCACGAGGCACTGCACCCTCGACCACCACGACGATCTCACCCTTGACGCCCGCCGTCGCCCACTCGACGAGCTCGGCGGAGGTGCCGCGGCGCACCTCTTCGTAGAACTTGGTCAGCTCGCGGCAGACGGCGATGCGGCGGTCGTCGCCGAAGGCTGCGCCCATATCGGCGAGCGACGACGCCAGGCGGGCGGGAGATTCGAAGAAGACCATGGTGCGTGGCTCTGCGGCGAGCGCCCGCAGCGTCGAGCGCCGATCCCCGGGCTTGCGCGGCAGGAACCCCTCGAACGTGAAGCGGTCGGTAGGCAGTCCCGAGATGGAGAGCGCCATCAGCACGGCGCTCGGCCCCGGGATCGCCGTCACCGTCACTCCCTGAGCGACCGCCTCGGCGACGAGCCCGTACCCGGGGTCGCTGATGGCCGGCATCCCCGCGTCGCTCACGACGACGACATCCGTCTCGACCGCGAGTGCGGCGAGCTCCGCCGCTCTCTGCTTCTCGTTGTGATCATGCAGTGCGATCAGCCGGGGGCGGTTCGAGATCTGCAGAGCCTGCATGAGCCGCTGCGTGGTGCGCGTGTCCTCCGCGACGACGACCTCGGCGTTCTCCAGCACCTCGACGAGGCGACGCGAGACATCCCCGAGGTTTCCGATCGGTGTTGCGGCGAGGATGATCACCCGCCCAGCTTAGGCGGCGCCCATCGGCGGAGTGTCTAGGCTGGTGCGGTGACCGCGCCCCTGCCTCTGCTGCCTCCGCCCGAGCAGCGACTGACGCGCTACGAGCGACTGCGCGACCGCGTGCTGCAGGACCCCGACTGGGGGCGCATGGTGCGCTGGTTCGCGCCGCTCGTGGTGACGGCCCTGGCCGCCGTGCTGCGCCTGGTCAACCTCGGCCATCCGCACCAGCTCGCCTTCGACGAGACCTACTACGTCAAGGACGCCTGGTCGCTGTGGACTCTCGGATACGAAGGCACCTGGGGCAAGGATGCGAACGAGGCGTTCATCACACTGCGGCAGCTGCCGCTGTCGGATGCCGGGTCGTTCGTCGTGCATCCGCCCCTGGGCAAATGGCTGATCGCCCTGGGGATGGCCATCGGAGGACCCGACAACACGGTGGGCTGGCGCATCGCGACGGCACTGCTGGGCGCCGCCACCGTGCTGCTCGTCTATCTGGTCGCCCGCCGCCTGACCGGCTCGATCGTGGTG
This genomic interval carries:
- a CDS encoding ABC transporter permease, giving the protein MTSTMNVKVPSDRIAAPSPWRSFARMVGTLWSNGKARLGLIILGLFVLVAVFAPLLAPYGPKENTFERNADASAAHWLGTTAAGEDVLSQLIYGSQISLLVGMAAGILSTIVAVLIGLSWGYMRGFLGEVVGFIVNLFLVIPGLPLMIVIAAYLQNGGILMIIAVIVVTGWAWGARVLRSQTQSLRGNDFVTSAQFSGDSRARIVFREILPNMTSIIAGTLFGAATAAILAEAGLEFLGLGDSSIVSWGTMLYWAQNSNSLLTGQWLLLFAPGLCIALLALSLTLINFGVDGISNPRLREGKGR
- a CDS encoding ABC transporter permease, translating into MKYVFQKIGLFVLTLWAAITLNFFLPRLMPGSPADAAIAKLSQNGPVSDATRAAIEAQLGVPTGSIWDQYVAYLGQVARLDFGVSYTFYPQTVSSMVSTALPYTIGLVGIVTILAFVIGTLIGTAAAWRRGTWLDSLPTLTGSFLSTFPYFWTALLLLFFFGYVLHWFPTTGAYSATTTPGFTWDFFIDLVQHAILPAVTILLTSLGGWIIGMRNAMINTLGDDYVTFAEANGLHGRTIALRYAARNAILPNLTGFGLTLGGVVGGSILVEQVFGYPGIGYLLFNAVIGQDYPLMQALFLMITVSVLVANFLVDILYGVLDPRTRR
- a CDS encoding ABC transporter substrate-binding protein codes for the protein MAKTHMLRRWRRAAIVGLAAAAVVLSGCSIQISSQPDPSIGDDTMLINADKGNPFFTRNFNPYLTNTRTASRWIYEPLILVNPLDGTENPWLASEWSQPDARTVVMTIRDDVEWSDGEKLTPDDVAFTFQLLKDNPSLDIKGAWQHLETVEVDGDDVIMHLQTDDAPSLPILGQTMIVPEHLWSDVKDPGTYRNENPVGTGPFVLGNYNDQQYSMDKNPDYWQADKIEIEHIILPSTNSQLDTVTRGYDWAYSFISDVEGTWGAASENNDWWFPPGGVIALMPNLEVAPFDDVNVRRGIALSLDREEIAETASEGYMEPAGQTGLVLPNQEEFLDPGIPDQGMITQDRDAALAAFAEAGYTLDGDRLVSADGEQLEFALTTANGFSDWTRAAQTVQSQLADVGVKVTLKLPQPAGYQSAISNGDFEMAIGGMGNGDVYQAYNNLLSSEFYVPSGETTANNFERYRSDEADALLAEYRETVDPARQTEIVQELQAIVYEEMPVIGLYYGGIWGLFNDSKFTGWPSEDDPYMIPQNYDSAPLGIFTRLERVKEDDR
- a CDS encoding LacI family DNA-binding transcriptional regulator translates to MSKRATVYDVADRAGVSIATVSRVLRQPDAVRPATRERVLDSVSALGYVPSGSARGLAERRTGVLGLYFPGFDASEDAPVLDVLADDQGEAPPFTVEQASADAGAPHPTMLFLDEVLRGAELEAWKQGFVLMIGVGRDDPTRETVRDIAGRVDGLMVLAQSVPDDVLARLAQRIPVVVLSGPARGDSYDHVTVSNAEAMSELTRLVLAQADQGTLAFLAGPEDSPDGAQRWEGFAAAVAEAGIATDAVTVLRGDFTRASGRRAAEQLIADGVPAALIAANDQMALGAIDAFRSAGIRVPHDVRVTGFDGIEAAALSRPALTTVRQPMIDLGRAAVQLLSRRLENPDGEPMTVRLPVQILVRESSQRPD
- a CDS encoding class I SAM-dependent methyltransferase; protein product: MEGTSDAGVAAAYDERAAEYVELAGAIEQMDARDAAVIEAWRDTASGLLLDAGCGPGHWTQFLSLGERVAQGIDLSEEFIATARKRHPGISFDVGSFRDLPFAAGSVGGILAWYSLIHTSPADIPGILEEFARVLAPGGSILIGFFDGEPREPFAHAVAPAYFWSADALAGLLADAGFEVVTSDTRGREPGEISARPHGSLEARRR
- the rsmI gene encoding 16S rRNA (cytidine(1402)-2'-O)-methyltransferase, yielding MIILAATPIGNLGDVSRRLVEVLENAEVVVAEDTRTTQRLMQALQISNRPRLIALHDHNEKQRAAELAALAVETDVVVVSDAGMPAISDPGYGLVAEAVAQGVTVTAIPGPSAVLMALSISGLPTDRFTFEGFLPRKPGDRRSTLRALAAEPRTMVFFESPARLASSLADMGAAFGDDRRIAVCRELTKFYEEVRRGTSAELVEWATAGVKGEIVVVVEGAVPREASAEDALAQVQRLVASGVRLKEACAEVAAATGLSSRDLYQAALAARS